TTTTTGGTTATTTAGTCTACAAACATATCTCACTTTTAAACAGTTTTTCATTGTCATCTACTTTTTGTCAATGTTTTCAAAATGtaaatcaaatttttaatactaaaataactagtttttaaaaacttttggAATTTGATTAAGAAATTAAGGAGGAATaggcttaattttaaaaagttgaaaACCTAAAACAAAATGACTGTAGGGTTTTagctttttattttttgtttagttaatttcaaacttTCAATCTTAGACCAAATTTCTATAATAGGAAAAAGGAAGAGGTTTGTGTTGaaaggttcttttttttttttcttttttgatctACTCCATGAATCTTATTATTAAAGTCGGTTCCTAACCTAGTTCGAATTTTCCATCTTTTGAAATTGGttagataaataattattattttcaagaaaaaaaagtcGATGTTGAGTTcacatatttttaaatttacattAAAATGGCTAATACAGCTcaaatgtttgatttttttttttaaaaaaagtcaaCTAAACTAAAGTGAAATGGGAATGAACCAAAATGATGTGTGTAAAAATGTTGAATCCAAAGACAAATTCTGATAAAGATGATATTTCTAATTTATCTtgaatgataaaattataatcAGAAAAGTAGGAAGTTTTTATTTATAGTCTACACATGTAAACTGTAATTACAAACAACTTTACTAAAATGGTTCAGAATCCAAATTTCATTCAATGCTGCCCCACCCTACACATAAGTTGTATGTAGAAAAAACTTTAAAGTAAGAAAGCAAAACAAATGCAGATAAACCCTCATcaaaatattcaataaaatacATTAAGAATGCATGTGAAAATTGAtgataaacaaattaaaaaaaaaaaaagaaaaaagaaaaaagaccaGTAACGTGAAGAATCACTCCATCCATCCACATAActttttatttcatattttgACCATAACACAAACATTATTGTTTATCCTTTTCTTTCCCTCCTCTTTCTCAATCTGGAATTTAGCTTCAAGTTCAcattataaaataataagaaaagaaaagaaaaaaggaatcataaaAAGCAAATTCAAACACTGCCCCGCCGAACTCTCTGCCAATCCTCTTTTTCCTCTTCGCTTTTGGTATACACAAAAAGACAACCTCTCCATTTAATTCccaattttaattcaattttcaaataattatagtcttttaatttaaatttaattttaaaataggaTAGCCTTCCCATTTCTTTATTCCTTTAtgcatctttcttcttttagacAACCATTCTGTGACTAAAACCAAAATCATTCATTTTTTTGTCTCCACGTTTCACTTCTCATTTCTCTCCTTTTTTAATTCCTTTtagaatttaaaagaaaaggaaaaaaaaaaacattatcaaacatcatatatatatatgtagaaCATCAACCCTTCATTTATAGAACTCATTACATGCTTTTAAAATTCAACCATGTCGGCCAATTTTGTATACATTATCTTCaagagaagagagagaggtTGATTCTTCAATTGTTACACATGTTCAAGACATTATGTGAAAATTCTTGTTAGGTGTACAAATTAAAATAAGGCCCGACAATATGTTGCTAGTCTTGATGGACCTTCAATACATTTTTGTTGGATTTGATTGTTTGGAGCTGGTAAAGCAATTAAACGAGAATATTATCGACTTCACTTAACAACATTAATATTTTTTGTTATTGACTAGAATAAAGTCATAATGTAAATGTTTGGAGATATTTTCTTTTGTGTAACActttaaagaaataataattaaatgtataataatatttttaaataattattaatatacCAAAACTTTTTAAAGATATACTTCTATCACTAATTGATAGCTTCAAGATTTTAggaactaaatttaaatttgattttaaagGTGATTGTTACATTTACAACCGTTTTTTCGAGAAGGGCTGTATGAGAGTTTCATTTTACACCAAGTGGTTTTGTTTAATCAGCACATTATGATTAGGGTGTTCTCAATAGAGCATAATAATATCTTTTAATGATATTATTTCTGGATCTCATACTATCAATACCAATGATCTTTGGATTGTACACCAGTGATTACTTTATGTATTTCCCAAGGGCTTTGGATGTGtgttttgatttcttttattcttttttatttttggatttGAACTCATCACATCTAGAATTTGAGTATAGTTTTGagattatatatttaattagtgGGGGGGTTTTATTgagtaaaaagaaaatattatctTTAAGTTTTGTTCAGTGAAATTATGTCAGTTTTTGTCTGTCAAGTGCTAGCTAAGATGTCATATTGTatgatataataatataaattggAGCATTCTAGACGTCAATCTATGACGTTAAACTATACCTTTTAAATCTAGTAAATTTATTCACTTATAGTTTTATCGTTAAACCTCGTAGTACTGagaaattattttaatgttAAATTGTTGGAAATGTGAAGTAACAGTCAAAACAAATCAGAAAGTTATTTTAATGGAGTGAAAAGGTTTTGCCATTTTAATTATATTGGTAAATAAGTTGGCAATTCTGTAATGTGTGAAAACAACctcaaaagaaaattttgttttagtcCTTAATCGTTTGACAAATCTTTAAAAGAATACCTAACGTAAACGTATTGTACTTTATTGTTTCAATAGCTAAATATTTGtgtgaaatttaaaattttatttctggtgtcttctttttatgtaaatttatattattatttaatcattttaaatataatttataaacgATTAAATTCAAGATTCGTCGAAAGCAAAACGAGTAGATTTagatgttttttaaaaaaatacttgCAGAAAAATTCAAACATGAGCAACATGTTGGCTAACCcataaaacaatttttatatttttttagaaaatattcaAATAACTCTGAAATTTTCATGATGTAATTTACATTTCTATCTAGTGTTCCAAAGTAAACAAATTAAGAAAAGTTTACTGATTAAATAATTGCATGAATGGTTATGTTATTAAGTTTCAtaataataccaaatatattaaacTTACTTGCTAtttgtattttcaaatttaaaagttagaaaagttttataataataagaaaaattattaaagaaaaaaaagaagcaaaatagataaaaagtgtccatcctattgttgttttttaaaatctatAGAAATAgatagatttatatatatatatatatatatatatatatatatatatatatatatatatatatattgaggGTTTTGCCTTAACAAAAGACATATAAGTTATGATATATGAATGCATGCAAACCTCTGACATCCTTCAACCTGACAACGACACGTGTCCATTTACTAAAAGAGTAATGGGTAAATTAAATGTCCACGTGTCCTCAGACTAACATGCACTCATGTGGATACCATTACCTAATCACACccttccatctctctctctctctcttttccacTTTTTCCACATTTCCTTGTcctttttttctaaaacaaaattgttattttttatacatcatttatttataaaataaatggttttttctttttcctttttttaatcaCCTACTTAAACCTATACATCAttatatattaaactaaattgaaatcaaTTTTTATAAGTTAGGATTGAGATATTTTTCGAttggttaataattaatatatcagTCAATTAGAGGGTTTGGTGATAATACAAGAATTAATGTGTGACATCtttataaatatacataaaACACAACTTATCATTTATTAGAActaaaaactatttaattatttatttagatagtttcttttattagtttatatactaagtaatattgatgttttattgagtttgtatatataactaaaatatcgagataaatattttaatgtTTTATATTATGTAGTTACAAAAAGTTAATGACTTAAACTCGATTGAGATAATAACATgaaatcattttctttttaaaattagatattaGATACTCCAATTTTACAATTATCAATTGCGATCGGGatatatttattaattgaaatcaatttttttccttcaaacttttttaaattagaaagtGGTAAGAATAAAAGTAATTTAAACCTTTTTATAACTATGTTGGCTTATAACTTATAAGGAAGCTTAGCAATAACAAACTAAAATTTGTCACCATATCTTTTAGCCGTTTAACTATGGTCACGTTATTAATATCTTAATTAGAAGAATTATGTATGtagtatttttaattttactttaaatttaaaagagtCGGTACTTACTATTAAAAGACATTGACCCAAAAGAAAGCAATAAATTATAGGGTCATTTCTCTTCTATCTATAGGGTAATTGTTGTTGTTAGAAGGTTATGAGATACCAGAAGAAATTGATCTTTGCATTGATGACAAAATTTGTCGTCATTATATCTTGAAAAATACACCAACTTCTCTAATGTCGACAAAATGTAGCAATTAGTGTAAACCGTTAGCATAGGTATGTCGGAAGAGCTTCTGTTGACGATGAAAAAAGAGAATGTCGGCTTATACTAAAACTACCAAAGAAATCTGTGAACAAATGAAACTTTGCCAATTCTAGAAATCAGTCGTCAACAAAAGGTATAGTAGTTAATGACAAAAATTTATCATGGGCAGTTATTATGTTGAGGGTGTAGGAATGTCATTGGCATATTCGCGTTGCCGATAGTGTAGGTCACCAACAGTCACAGATTGTCGTCGGTGTATTCGTGAAATGCCGACACCTTAAAATAGTGGTGCACCAAAGAAAACTATAATTGTTGAGtagagaagaagagaagatgcACGGGGGGTGATGATGTATTTGTCGAATAAGCTAGTGGCGACACAGTGAGGAAATTGGAGGACAAGCTTGGTGCGACGATGTTTGTTTGAATTAGTAGGAACTTGGCGACCGGCGCAGTGAGGAAAATAAGGTTATAAAGTGGTGAAGAAAGttgtgaaaaaaaaaggaaaaaaacataATGTTCTGTTAGAACTGCTGACGATCTATAATAACCCTTGGCATTGGTCCACTTAGACTAGACGGTAATAATGAACCATTAGTAGATGTCTACCCATGTCGACGGTACAAAAATAAGTCATTATCAAAGACACATCTATGACAACTCTCTAATTTTTAACGTCGATGATGCCATTTATTACTGACGATTAAACAACCCGCTAACGAATATCACTTCTGTCAAATATGACATTTAGGGGCGTCGATAGAGgcaaaatttcttgtagtgagacTTAGGGTTGCAATGTTGAGGTCTAGTGTTGTGGCTAATTTGGCGGTGTCTGAGATGTCAGTGTCATCTAAGATTACAGATTCTCCCATGCTTTGACATCGTTCTTTCATAATGATGTCTCCTCTTTGACGGTTGATTGTCGCTATatatggttaatgagtttaaacTTTTGGTGAAGCTCTAAGATATCTTTGACTTTGTGAAaggttttcaaatataattttctttGTTGTGATTTCGATGATTTCTTCTGGTCAAGAGATGTGAGTTCTGTAGtttgtttttacatttttttttttttggttgtaAGCTCTAACTCTTCTACCCGTTGGTCTATTTAGATTTGTGTCTTTTCCTCTGATTTTAAGAATTAGTTTTCTTTTGCAATATTATATCacctttggaaaaaaaaaaaagagctaataaatttatatatgatcTCCCAACCATTTCGTTCATTTACTCCCTTCctcatacatatatatatatatatatatatatatatatatatatatatattaactcgTACAGTTTTGTTAACACATTTTAGTGAGCAAATAAATTAGTCTCTACTCCAAAATTTCAAATAGTTTGATaactgtaaaaaaaaaaaaaaaaaaacaaccaaaaTTAGCAGGTAAAAAGCACCGAAATTGACCTCCAAATCATCATATTAATTGAACTTTGAAGTTTGTTGCTGTACCAATTTACTCCATTTATTTGAATGTAATACATTTTTAAATCTCTATAAACCAATCAATTAGATCGTTGATTACAGTTATCTTTTAAAAGCATCTCTCAATTATGTAGAGACTTCTTCCAATAGAATAAATGTAGAGGAAATTCTAAATTAACATTTAAAAGTTGAgaagtaattaattaaaagcATCGACTCAAAAGTATCGttttctttttactattttctttttttctttttttttttttttaatgaagacTAAATAATATAAGCtggtaaaaaaagaaaaaaagaaaaggaaaaaaaaagtaggaTGAGAAAGCGAAAAAGAAAGAGGCGGGAATTGTCTTATGCGAGGAAGTGAGTCAAAAGAAATGACTACACACTTCCAAATCCCTCTTTCTTTAACACTCCCTCCCTAATAACACTTAATAcccaaaatcaaaatattaatagTAACACAAATCcaacttcctttttttttttttttcttccttttcctcCCCTAACTATTGgctttttaattttgatttcatCCAAAAAATTCCTAAATCTTATTCATTTAGTTACGTATCGGTGTTGGGCTAagtttaaaaattttactaattttttgttcttgaaatttacgtttcttttttcattttctcatgtaagatataaatttaaatcaggtgcaatttgatttttaaggaaaataatgaaaagtaattaattataatttttaatagAAATTAGCAACAAAATTAAGAAGTGATTATGTAGTAAAAATTAAGATTAGAAcgataaaatttgaaataagacagaatataaaattataattaaaaagttACCAATTAAATTGAAACAAATAGAATATCACCAATTTCAATCCGAGGGTTGAATATAAACTAAATTCAAAATCTaggaaaagaataaattttcctaaaagaaaagtgaatagctaaaaaataaataaattggtGATGTGGTCAactttaatataatttaaatagtATAAAATATGTAATATCCATAATAAGTCAAGAATTTAATTCCCTTtttctatattaaaaaaaaaaaagaaaagaaatatatgtACTATATACAAATTTGTTTTTAGTATTTGTAAGTAGCATTTAACAAAAATCAAACCTATTTACAAAATCAATTCTTTCTaatttatttaagttttttttttttattttttaaaaatgattttctattataaaattttaaaaattatgaacGATAACTATGATAAACTTAGATCAATATTTTGGTATAAGATTTGAGGAACATGAATAAAAATGTAGAAATTTTATTTGTACTAGAAGGACATTGAAAACCCTAAATTTAGGGGATTTGActgagaaataaaaagaaaaaaaataaaagggtGGGGGAGGTTGTTCCCTTTTATACACTCTTGCTTCCCCACTTTCATACACACATTACATTCTTCACATTCTACCCATCTCTCtctaatttctttcttcttctctttttttttctctcttatttttcttttgtcgtTTAATTCGATAAagtaaatactttattttctttggTCAATTTAACACAATTTTATATGAAATAGATAATCAAATACCCACACCGTTCTCTCATCCCATCCTACTCTTCCACTTGGCCTTTTCTCCCTCACTCTCTTTCTACATTATTACCTATTTAttatttctctatatttttcattttaatattcaTATAAATCCAATAGAGTTATCACATCATATTCATACGCAAACATCATTTCAcatccattaaaaaaaaaaaaaaaaaaaccaatatcGTTAAATAGAACCTTTTTAAATACAAATCAAATTTGAGTTTTATTTCTATCTCAAAGTATTTTTGTAGTGATAAAGaatgatattttgctatataaTTATTGCTAACCATTTTGTTCTATTTGTCTATGTTTCTTCATAATAATCTAATATTGTTTTCACTTGGCCATCGtaaattattttcttctttttagttaatataaactttattttcGCAAACTATTTGCTCATGATGAGATTTCCCATTTTCACCCATTCTTTCTATTGGGAGGGAGAAGATAATAATGGTTATAATAAATTGTATTGTTTCGATAGGAATGATCGATATGAGTAAGCTTAATAAGAGTGTGTATTTTAATTAGCGAGaaagttgaaataatttttaCACGAACATTTATTTAACTCGAGGAGGAACttgaatttgaaattatatatgatttatttaaattgtatatgatTTATATGGGTCCTGATCAAATCAATCTTGTTCCCTTTGCTTTAATAAAATCAGCATTTTGTTCGTAAATTGTTTTCTTTCGATTCAAGATGCTTTTCCAAAAACTTccctttttcaaaataataataataataaatagtaattataatatgttcgatttaggaaaataataaaatgataataatattttttaaaaaattgtaaatatagcaaaatgtgTTTTTATTGTAATTAATAGACTCTTACGATCCATTAGTGATAGAACAGTTGATATTACAATATACTCTAACATTGATAAATTTGTATTATCGATAGATTCTTgaagattttactatatttataattttttttcctattcATAGACAAAATAGAACATCTAATTATACACTGATAAAATAGAAAGAATATGTCATTGAGTGTAAAATTAGTGttaattaaacaattaagtTATGATGTGACTGAAAATTTCAAGGTCCATATTTAATTTGAATATTGATttattgacaaaaaaaaaatatatctaacaatataaataaatattttagttatttttaaaattaacgaAATGAACtagaatatttataaaatataaaaaaattcacATTTTATCGATAATATATatcgatagacttctatcgACTTTTTATTGATCTTtacaataaaatttttaaatatttataaaaaatgattgtttttaaagataaatatagacaaaaaatacttacaaatataacaaaatagtaataataaatattaatggACATTGTTATATCACTATCCTATATCAATAATAAATGTCTATTAATGTCTATGTGGTAGGTATTTTGTTGTAgttagtaaatatttttatattaaaaatgagataaaataacaaataaatggTCTAAATGGATTAATAAACAATTTTCTttctaaataaattaaaatgttataattaataagatattaatgaaaagatcaaaatatcaaagaaaCTTAATACCATTTAGTTTAGGAGAAGGATGAAGTGAAGCGTTCGGATAGGTAATagtataaataataataataaaaataagaattaaGGGCCTCGAAGAATGTGCAAAACCCTATTTcattattttctctttcttcatccACCTCTATATCTGTGTCCATTTCTCCTTCCCAAACTCTTTCATtcagaggaaaaaaaaaaagaaagaaaaacttcACTCTCCCACTTCCCTTTTTACTCTCTCTTTCCTATTTCCAAAGCTTCTCTCtatatttggtttttttaaaaaatgaataactcttcttcttcttcttcttcttcttcttcttctccttctccttcttcaaaTTGGCTCGCCTTTTCTCTTTCTAATAATCCCgactctctttctctcttccaTCCTAATCCCAATCCCAATCCTATTCCTATTCCTACTGATCTTTCTATCTTCTCCCCCACCGTCCCTAAGCTCGAGCACTTTCTCCGGCCACCCCCGCCATCTCACTTCTCTCCTCATCATTCTCAGATTTGTGATTCTGATCTCAAAACCATAGCTGCCAGTTTTCTCCGTGGACCACCCACCTCTCATTTCCCCGACCAACACTTTCAACATCTCCACGCGCCGCTTCCCCCGCCGCCGCCGACTCAACCCGATACCCCTCCGCCCCCTCCGCCTAAGAAGGCTGTCGATACTTTTGGCCAACGCACCTCTATTTACCGTGGTGTCACTAGGTAAGATCATAACTATAACTACCTTTCAAATTACCAAAGTACCCCCACGATAAACCCCTATTATTctctaaaaaacaaaaaaaaaaactttaattttttgttcaaatgaaattttaatatatatatatatatatattttgtttgttaTTGTGGTTTAGGCATAGATGGACTGGACGATATGAAGCCCATTTGTGGGATAATAGTTGCAGAAGAGAAGGTCAGAGTAGAAAAGGAAGACAaggtatttttatttttatttttattttgtacttttattactatttgtttttattaatttctaGGGGTTTCCAAATGTGGAATTTAAAGCAGAgtaaaataagttttttttggGTGAGTTTCTGATGTGggttttctctctctctctctctctcttttgttctGATGATCGGACGTGATTATGGTCGTTGGCGCTATGGATATATATAATTTCTCAGTTTATTTGGGTGagttcctttcttcttcttcttcttcttcttcttcttcttttttgatttgttaatatatatttttttaaaaaaaagatgatgTGTTTGATTTATATTTATGGAAATGTATGATTGAGTCATCAAAAAGAACACAGATCAGACAGGGCGTCTGTCTGGGTTTGAACAGTTCCAAGATTCTGTTTCAAGATTTATTTGAATcatttttaactttaatttttctttcaccttcatttattgattttaattattatatatttatgtttctttttttgaatTTCTGATTAGGTGGTTatgacaaagaagaaaaagcagCCAGAGCTTATGATCTTGCCGCTCTCAAGTACTGGGGTCCGACCACCACCACCAACTTTCCGGtgtgtttcaaaaaaaaaaatctttttcatttctttttttttcttctttattttttgtaaCTTTTTATTAATCTTCATTTAAAAGGTGTCCAACTACGAAAAAGAACTAGAGGATATGAAGAATATGACCAGACAAGAATTTGTTGCTTCGTTAAGAAGGtagttttacatttttttttttttacttatgtAATAACCAACCCTTAATTTAAATAATGTTTATTTTCAtcattatatttaatatatatttttctttatataaatATAGGAGAAGCAGTGGTTTTTCTAGAGGTGCTTCTATCTACAGAGGTGTAACTaggtataattaattaatatatttgtttgctttttttccttcctttttcttttaaaaatgattGAAAACGGTATCGTTTTATTCAGGCACCATCAACATGGCAGATGGCAAGCAAGAATCGGAAGGGTTGCTGGAAATAAAGATCTCTATCTTGGAACATTCAGTGAGTTCTCTAATTTTTAGTAATAAATAATTAttctatttctatttcattattCAAACTATCAAAATATTATTGTCTAGTTAGTTACTTTTTAATGGATTATTGATGTCACATTCTTAAGTTTttgtatttaatattttaacatttttatcaTAATAGGCACACAAGAAGAAGCAGCGGAGGCCTATGATATAGCAGCCATAAAATTCCGAGGACTAAATGCGGTCACAAACTTCGACATTAGTCGTTATGACGTTAAAAGCATTGCTAGTAGCAACCTTCCCATAGGAGGGATGTCAGGCTCCAAATCCAAAACCACTTCTGATTCTGCTGCTTCCGATGGAGGCAGTCGATCGACCGACGAACGTGACGTCCACCATTCTCCTCCATCTTCAAGTACCTCAACTTTCATCTCGTCATCGTCGCAGCAAAACAATAACTCCTCTAGTACTCTAAGCTTCACAATGCCGATCAAACAAGACCCATCGGATCAATACTGGTCCATTCTCAGCTACAACCCCGAAGTCTACAATGCAAATCTCCCCAAACCCGGCGATAATAATGTTCCACCATTGTCGTCGTCGTCATCGATGTTTCAACAACCTGAATCCACAATGTTTCCCGCCATCACGGAGCTAGGATCGAGTGGGTCAGGGATGACGGAAGGCGGGATGTATGTacaacaacagcaacaataTGTAACGCCAATGGCATTTGCAAAAGCAAGTTTTTTTCAGACACCAATTTTTGGTATGGAATGAAGAAAAAGGGGTTTGAGAATTGAAGAAAGaggttgggggggggggggggggttgacCAAAGGATCCAACTTAGAATTATAGACTCAAAAAAAGGATCTAGTGGACTGACATTTTAGGAATAGCTATTAGCTAAGCTGACTCTACTTATGAAATTGTACTGACTTTTTTTTTGAGAACTCTGTGTTTCAAATTAAGTCCATTCGGGTTTTTTATTTTCTGCATTTTCTTTATGGTCAATCACTGACTACATTTTGTCTTCATTATGGGggaaaattctaaaaaaatggTTTCTTTTCAGTGTAATCTTTCTTCTCGTTTAGATTCTTGTAAATAGTGGTTGgtagtttaaattataacaAATGCTATTGCAATTTCCTGTTTCACTCGACACTTTCATCGGTTCACAAAATCTTTAGTAAGAATGTATTCTAATAATTGAGAGAGTTTGTAATGAGTTTTAGTTTTACGTTCATATGCTTTTGATTTGGATATCGTTATTCTCTTTCTGCAGTTTTCAAACTATCCTTTTTCTCCTCTCGTTATTACAACACTCATGATTCCAATAACCCTGATGGAATTTTAGCTTTTTAATTAACTTCAAGGAGATTTACGGGAATAATTTGAAAGTGCAGAGAACTACTAAACTGACATATGATAGATTTGAAACatggagaaaaaaagaaaagatgaaaaatgaaaagaaagaaaaaaaaaaaaaaaagtgaaagatTGCGAATCTAGTGAGGTGGGTTGGGTTTGCATGCTTTTGGGGAGTTGGTGTGGATTTGAATTGGCAGAGAGAGGTCTtactcactcactcactcaattttacttttcattttttttttaagattctttttgCAATTAATATTTTATCCACCAATGTACCTTCTCTGTACAACAACAACAGatatatcatttttctttttcttctttactttAGTGTGTGATAATATATAATGTTtctctaaaatattttctttttgcaatgtcaatatttactattttatgCTATATATTAAAGAACAAACTGTCGATAATCAATGCAAATATTTACCTTATAAAGAAAACTAAAAGCTAGTTATTCATAATGAT
The sequence above is drawn from the Cucumis melo cultivar AY chromosome 2, USDA_Cmelo_AY_1.0, whole genome shotgun sequence genome and encodes:
- the LOC103494261 gene encoding AP2-like ethylene-responsive transcription factor AIL5 yields the protein MNNSSSSSSSSSSSPSPSSNWLAFSLSNNPDSLSLFHPNPNPNPIPIPTDLSIFSPTVPKLEHFLRPPPPSHFSPHHSQICDSDLKTIAASFLRGPPTSHFPDQHFQHLHAPLPPPPPTQPDTPPPPPPKKAVDTFGQRTSIYRGVTRHRWTGRYEAHLWDNSCRREGQSRKGRQVYLGGYDKEEKAARAYDLAALKYWGPTTTTNFPVSNYEKELEDMKNMTRQEFVASLRRRSSGFSRGASIYRGVTRHHQHGRWQARIGRVAGNKDLYLGTFSTQEEAAEAYDIAAIKFRGLNAVTNFDISRYDVKSIASSNLPIGGMSGSKSKTTSDSAASDGGSRSTDERDVHHSPPSSSTSTFISSSSQQNNNSSSTLSFTMPIKQDPSDQYWSILSYNPEVYNANLPKPGDNNVPPLSSSSSMFQQPESTMFPAITELGSSGSGMTEGGMYVQQQQQYVTPMAFAKASFFQTPIFGME